From the Candidozyma auris chromosome 2, complete sequence genome, the window GTATAGCTTTTGCAAGTGGTGCTGTAGGTCGATCATTAGGTTGAGCTCATTGGAAAGGTTTGGTAAAAGCAAGCTGTAAGCAAACTTGCCCGAGTACATGAGGTCCTGAAACCTCGAGGATATTAATTGGTAGCAAGACATCTCCATGAGCTTGCTGGTATCGCTATGCCAGTAGTAGCCGACACCGTCCATTAGCAAACTGCATTGTTTGTTGGCTGGATCATTATAGTTGCGCAGTGACACAAGTATTCGTATAAGCTCATTGATGTGCCTTCTGAAGATGAGTTGTAGAGTCGTAAGGTCGTCATTGTAAGTGAATAGAGAAAATTGCAAGTTGGACAAGAAACGAGCGTCTTCGCCGATGATGGAGTTTTTGGACACCTCGGGCTCGTCGAGCAGGCTGGCCAAGCGGAACTCATTAGCGTCTATATCGTAAAGAACGTCCCAAATCGCCTCGTGTGCCTTAAAGAACGGGTTGATGGTGCCCGCCAAATACGAGTCACACTCACTCAAGAGATCGATCTTGGACACATCGATCATGGGAAACACATTGTAGTTTTCTAGAAGGCCCGTAAGGATCCCTCCTCCAGAGACGATCTTTAGAGTTAACAAAATCAAGTCGATAATGTGGCCAGCGGAATTCTCGTAGCTCAAAAATATTATTCTCTTACCTGTCAAGACAGCGTTGATGAGCACAATGATGGGCGGCGTGGAAAGACCATATATGGTCAACTCGTTGTTGTGATGATTTGTCGCCAAGCGTGcactcaacaagttgatcaagttgggcttcaagttcaagtcCGTAGGGTTCATGTAGTCCCCCACGGTGTCTGGAAGCTGCAACATCGGCACCTTTACTGGGATCTTCATGTCTGCAAAAGTAACAATCGAGTTGTACGAGAGATCTTTGCGAATAAATATATCTCGGTTGGGCAGTTTGATTCCTAAAAGACGATGGCGAAACTGCTCGTCGTTGTAGATCTTTTCACTAAGCGGTAAGTCTAGCACCGAGCTTATTAGTAGTCTCTTGAGAAGCGGCTGCTCCACACTGTTGACGGTAAAGTCGTTGGCATTGATCGCAGCATACAATTGCGCTAGGAGGCTCTCATCGTTGGCGGAAAAATACTTGTCCAAGCAAATTAAAAGGAGCGGCCTGAAATGTTTGAAATAGGAAAGTTTCGTAATAACACATAGGGCCTTGATCACCAGCCCTCTCCTCACGCTCTCATCGCTCACGTTCTTCACCACCGTGTACATGTAATAAATATCGTTAGTGCAATTGGCATCTTTCTTATAATGGAAATGGCCTGTAGCCTTGTTCCTGAATAGCAAAAATAGGGtaaagtcttcttctcgacgGTGTATTTGGTCTGGGAGCATGAGCTCGGGGAAAAACGGGAGAAACTCGTACCCGGGGAGAGTTTCTGGGTACTGGTGAACGACAGATGGGCCCTTGTCCACGTGGAATTCGGCGGTGATAATATACTCGATGTTGGGCATGGCGATGATGTGGAGTTACTTAACTAATCTTGGAGTTTACGGATATCGCGAACTACATAGAGGCTGACAACCAAGCGAGTGAAAAACATCACCGTTTCTGGAACCGCGTCAACGTCCCGAGAATGCCTATGTGCACTAAACACACTGGGTTGCAAATAGTGCACTAGGGGAAATGTGTTCCACTTCAGCTATGGTTCTTCGAGCAACACAGAACCTTTATCGAAACATATATACGTACAAAGAGGAGTCTGCCCTCTTAACGGACATTTtagttgttgttgaagtagtcaGACATCTCCTGGTCCAACTGCTCGGCGGTCTTCTTGGTCTGCTTCTTAGGCTTGCCGTTGCTTGCCTTCTTCTGAAGCTGCTGTCTCTTCTGCTGCACTTTCTGCTTGAGCacctgctgcttcttctgctgagGAGTAGCAACAGGCTCCGTCTTGTTGGCGGTGATTCTGGCGGCCAAGGGTTTCTTGGTTGGATCGATCACCAactccatcttcaacttggagcTGCCACCATCGATAGGCGCGTTGTTGTATTTCTCAACAGCCTTGACAGCGTTTTTGTgagatttgaagatgatagTGGCAGCACCTCTGAATTGACCCTTCTCGTTGTAATTCATCGACACAACCGACACGCCACCAATCTGCGACTGGAAAAATTCCTACATTTGTTAGTTTGTCATTcgggaagaagaaaaaaaaagaaatcgGGTGTGAATGTGGCTTTAGAAGCTCTCAGCAACCCAACAACATGTTTAGGCAAACGGGTCCACACGAGACGaaatgagcttgaaaagCAATCCCGGTGACCTTGCGAAATCCGAAAGcaatgatgaaattgattGTGCAATGTGGTCACCTTCGTCGTCCTGCTAATTGGTATGCTTCTTGTGAGTGATTTGGCGCAGATAAATGTAAAAGAAATGAAATCTATATCACAGGAGTTTCGGGAAATTGACAACAAAAGACAATGAGATGTTGAATCAAAGATTAGtcctctcttctcttgtgAAATGAGCCTCCCTTGTGAAGTGAAATTATGCATCCGTAAACCCAAATAATAGTGAAATGACGCAACCCCAAAACGGCCTGGTCCAGCCAGTGCCGATAAAATCTTGCAACCAAATCATTCGCATGTATAACAAAACCAGATTAGCTTCGCTCACCGTACAGCCTTTGTTGATGGCCGGACAAGTCCAACCAGAGTGGTAGATGAAACAAGTGCAAAAAGATGATCTCGTCCAAACCACTGCTTGAGCTTTCTGATAATCCTATAAGGCTTCGCCACCCAGAATTCTTATTCAGCTCACAATGTGATGGTCGCCACTCGCTCTACGTGAGCTCTTCGTGGGGACCTCTGCACATTTCCGATTCTCTTCTTTAAGTCAAAGAGAGTTTCTAACATACCTTGATAGCATCCTGCTTCAAGTCACGGGGCAAGCCCTGTGCGACCACTTTCGTGGCGTAAGTCAAGTCCAAAGCTGGCTTGGGCCGAGGGGCGACTTTCTTAGCCgccttcttgaaagagactgtttctttcttttgagctTTACCGGTGCCCTTACCAacagccttcttcttgccctgAGATCTTTGGGACTTTCTTGTGGAGATGATGTCGTCTAAAGATTTGTCGAGAATAGAAGACATTTTTGTGTAGTAGCTAGTTGATGTATTCGTAGATAGTGTTGATGAAATTActgactttttttttctggaagGCGGCTGGCTACTTCTGGTAGGGACACGACCAGCCAATCATCATGGTAAAGAATTAGTCAGGATACATTTCGAAAGGGAAGCTGCAAGGATCATAGTGCCATTGGGAGGATCACATGAATACTCGATAATCTCTGTGTGGCGTTGTTTTCGTTGATCTATTTGTAGCGTTGCTTCGTCGAGTCCTcgttggctgcaaaataccCTGTGGCACGCACAACAAATGACCATTATAGACAAACGGCAAGTTTTTTAAACCCTCATTCCTCTTCTCTCAATACTATAATCCTTATCAATCAGAGTTATCAATACTTGATATTTCTTAATGATTTCTTTTGGAATTATTTCTCATCACTCTTCTTTGAGTATACGCGACTTCATTATCGCGCGTTATTCAGCTAACACAATCTACTACATAGCATGAGCAAGtccaaacaagaaaaagtgGAAGAGGTGCTTCATCTCAAGCAGGAAATCTCTCGACTTTTGCAGAACGTGAGGGACTCACAGGCTGTTTGTGAAAAGTATACTCATGAGAACAACTACCTCCAGGACTACATTGGCTCAGTGATGAAAAGCACCGACATGAAGTGAATTGAGAACAGCTAGGAGTGAACTTTACCTGCTTTGATGAGTTCTTTTGAAGGACTTCGACCATTTATGTGCTCAGCGGTGTCGTACATTGAAGGATCGAGTAGTTTGTGAAAGTTCATTGCAGGTTGACGAACGGTGAATAAACTAAACAAAAAGGTACCATAATTTAAAGTTGACGTTGCTGCTTCTAGTAGGAGGTGAATGAGTCCTAAAAGTGAACTATATCGCACTGTCAAGTCGAATCGACTCCCTAGATCCGTGAGGCATTGTTTGCCTCTCACATGAACAACGTTTGTCTTGATACCGAGAAGCATCTTTGTCTGTACCTACGTGAATTCACAGGGCAGTTGGCAATCAATTGCAAGAGGCTACGAATCTTGTTCTGGGCATCAGCAATGGAACGACCAACGAAAGCATGAAGAATACAGAGACGAAGtaaaagaagcagattCATAcccctttttttttttctttagAGTCCTCATGGCCCATGGCTTTCATGCCACTAAAGAACAGGGGGGCATCAAATTCGACATAGATAGCCATATCATGAGGATCTCTTTTGATGTGGCTAGTTCCTCTACTCCATATGATAATCGGGCGCCAAATATGACACTTGAGAGGAATCTGAAACAGTATTTCCTACGAGATTTACTTAATTTCTGAATGATCATCTGGTTTACACCCAAAAATTTACATAAGTTTTATTTTGACCACCCCTTCTGCCCAAGGTAGCACCTCCTCGATAACGAAACAAGATAACGCGTCCTTAGTTAATTACCTTGCTGGTTGGCCAACATGCTCCTACAGCAGCAACCAAATACCTGCGTTGTACTTCTTCGGAATCGAAGCTTGATTCGATGTTCATGCACCGGATCAATCATGAGGCATCTTTTGGTAACTTTGCAAAGCTTTCCTCGTGATTGATGCATTGATCCAGCTGTGGCTCACTTACGGTCGAGAACGACCCTGCCCAAGTATTTTCAAGCGGACCATTCTCAAATATGACCCTTGGAAGAGCCGCAATGCTTACGGGTAGCTTTTGCCGAGAATGTCAAAAATGTCAAAATGCAACATGGGCAATGGACGGCAACGGTGGCGAGCACTAGCCCAAGAGAGATAAGAGATATCAGTAAGAACAATGGGAAAGATAGAATATGGTAAGTGAAATTCGTGAAAAACGTACACATGTCGGACAAGTCCGTGGTCGCTTATGTCAGCTCATTACAAATTGGGTTTGCGCTTTTTTTACGGCACAATGTGTTATCTCGACTTCTTGTGTCACCTAATCTGTGGCACCCCTAATGTCAGTGGAGGTCTTTCTGGATTAAGAAGCCCTGATTGCCGTTTGGTTGACTATGCGTGGTTTCTGGAATCAGTCGATTTACCGATAACGGTGTCTGAAGCATGATTATTACAATGAAattgacatcatcaaataGACTGTAATTTCTACATATCAGTGTATCTCAATTATATTATCAAAGTTATATATTAACATGTACAGGCGAGAGCCAAACGTTAGAAGCATTaaaatggaagaagaaaagtgCCCGTCACCAGCATGGTTAAACATGGATGTCCACAATTGAACCGACGGGGCGAGACAGAAGAAGTGAAAGATTTGTAGAAGTCTAGACCAGAGCCAGCCTAGTCATAGGTCTCCGTCTTCATCGTAGAAGCACCGTTGACGGTGGCTGGATGGGACTGTCCGTTGATGCGGGCAAGGGATTTTTGGTTTCTGCCCTGGTCTTGCAACCCTTTGCACTGGTCACATTCAATGTGATACTTCAACCATCTGGCGTTGCTCTCGAAATACTCAAAGCATCCCGCGCAACGACCGCCTGTACTGTTTCTGGCACTCGACTTGGTGCCAGGAGGGTAAATGAAGTGTAGTGCCTTCAAGTGCGTTTTGTAGGTGTCACGACGGGAAAAGCCGCCTGTGGGATGGCACTTAGCGGCGCTCTTAATCACGTTGCCCATGCCGTCTACTGTGGAAACATCATGGAAGGGGCACCTAAAGGCCATGGCGTTGTTGTGTTTTCTTGCGTGACGGGTCAAGTAGGATTTCACTTTGAACGAAGCGTTGCACTCGGAACACACAAACCTGGCGCCCTCTTTGCGATCTTCGACTTCGACCTGAGGCTCTGGGTTTTCGaccttgattttcttgaaatcgtAGGTCTCTGCTTTCATCTCTGGCGAAGCTGCAGGCGtgctttctcttcttggaggcTTCAGCAGGGGAGTGCTGGGGCTGGGGCTGGGGCTGGGGCTGGGGCGACTCGATGAAGCCTGAAGGAGGGAAGTGTTGCGCCGTGGAAGGAGTGTTCTTaatgaagagctcatcCATAAACAGCACCAGAGATTCGCTGGTTGAGGCGCCCATAGGAGAGTCCTCGGACTTTGGAGATCTTCTGAAGTCATTAAAAAAAGCATGGGGATGTGGGTTCAAGCCAATCATGTTGAGCGCAAAGTGGGACTTGGGAGGCTCGAAGCGAGGCTCAGGAAGATCGTACGGGTGGgagaaggagctcaagtgatggtggtggttgtCTGGGTACGAGGAGATGGACGACGTCTGGTAGGACGACGAAAGCGAAGGCGTGGACGAGAAGTCAGGCACCGGGGGGGAAGTCAAACCCCCAAGGAGCCAAATCAGCGTCTGGAATGGACGCCAGCTCCAAGTGAGCAGGGAAGCCGTGGTTGGACTGCGGAGGCTGTTTGCCCTGGGGAGCCAAGTAGttgtcaaagagctctATCTGGTCGTTGCCCAAGGAAAGCTCCAAGTCGTCAGCAGCACACGAGTGGGCAGCGTTCTTGCCGGTGTTGCTGATCCACGATACCGAGGCAGCGGAAAGGGCAGGAAACAAGCTATTattgagcttgaagacGTAGGTTTGGAGGAAACTGGCGACGGAAAACGAAGGGGCCGGGCTGACACTGGCAAAGGGCCCCAAGGCGCTGGGCCAGAGGAAGTTTAAGCCCATCACACAAGACGAGGAAACGAAACAAACCGGGGAGGGAAAGGGCCGTAGGAGACGAGGAAAAGGGCCAGAGGATCAAAGTGCCTTGGCCGATGTGCTGAATATGGGGGACAATTTTAAAGtgaaaacaacaaaaaaaaaccgACTAAGTTATTGATGTACGTGAGGAGAGTGGGCGGGAGGGGTTTAAAACGAAGAGCGACAGATTACTGGATGCAATTGGAGTAAAAGCGAAAAAAAGGCTCGCAGGGGAAACGAAAATAGAGGACAATGCGGGTGCGCAGGAAAGGCAGCACCACAAGCAGGAAAAAATAATGAAAAAATGTTCCTCCAGAAAGCACAGTTTCAATCGCCAGGCAGGCCAGGCAGGCCAATCGTCACTCACGCAGATAAACCCGGCTGCCCCACAAATCTCACCACAATGACCAACGCAGACAACGTGCTAGCAGGCAAAGTGCAATAGAAAAGTGTCCTCACAGCTTTCGCTGATGGTCTTGTTACAGTTTTGTGCAGCGTGCTCTGGCTGCCACAATTTGGCAGCGACTTCTCCAGCGTCTGCGTGCGACTCGCTGAGGCTCAGGCCCCAGGTTCCAAGCAGGCGCTCACTTCCACTGACAACGTCACTGACAACGTCACCGTCGCCGTCACCGTCCCTGCCAGATAACAAGAAACGAAGCCTCTAAACCCGGCCTCTGCCCACGAAGGTTGCAGTCTCCATTTTGATAACTTGATCGGTGGTCGCAGCTTATCTCCCGCGAAGTCTAATGAGCGCTGTGCTGTGGCTGTTATCAGTGGGTgcgaaaaggaagagagaaaaaaaaaagtgaaaatgCCGTGCCGTGTTATCAGAGCACATGACTGGAGGAATCGTGCGATTCTCTGGCAGCCCTGGCGGCCTGGGAGCAGCGAGCCAGGGTGATTTGCGTTGTTCAGCGTGACTGGGCTGTAATTATGCTGatttcttttattttttgttggtttcCTCTTTGCAAGCGCCTGTTCTTTTCCCTTGGCTCGGTTTCTGCGCTTTCTGCCTGGCGGTGTGGCTTTGGGCAACCGCGCAGAGACGAGGTCGGCCCCGGAAAGAaagattgcaaaaaaagtCACTCGCTCGCTCGCTCTTTACACAAAGTCAAAGTGGGTTGGCCCTGGAAATACGCTTCCGTTGCCTTCGTAGCCTAGGTAGTCTTCGTTTCGCGTTGCCTTCGTTTTGCTGTCGTTTCACCTTGGTCGTTTTCGGTTTCCCTACTAGTCTCTGCTCGGACTCACTGGCGGGCTTCCCGGCCGCGTGGGGGGAGGGTGGGTGAGACTCTCCTCCTGTGCTCCACCCTCGCTGGGATGGGGggcctctttctttcttttttgctctGTCTCCCTCATTTTTTCTGCCTCCCTTGATTTGCCCCAGGTTACATTTCTGCCTTCTCCTCTACTTCCCCAAGGCTCGCTGCAACCTCGCTGTCGTCCTGACTCCTCGTTCCATGActttgctttctctttgtgTGCTTTCATCGCATTGTTTTCTGGAGCTTACTAATTCCTCGTCAATGGTTGTCTTTGCATTGTTTCCTGGTCAATGCTGATTTTAGGGTATTCTTGCTTTACGGGCTTCTCTTTGGGCGCTAAAGTGCATTCTTTACTCGAGGTGGGTTTTTATGGGGTACCCGACACACACCCCTCTTACCCGGATCCTCGTGGGAAACAGTAACCGTACAAACTTAGTTGATTATTCCTGATTGAACTTGATTTTCGTAGTCTGCTGATCACGACGATTCCAACtgtaatttttttttttgttgtaaTTGCTCTCTGGGAAGGGCCAATTGATGGGGGCATTGATTGGGTTTCGATGGGGTATTGATCCGGATAAGAGAGGTACGTTGCTAGTGGGGACTCGGGACTCAAAAATTCAAAGAGCAGTCAGGCGCCTGCTGTATCTTCAAAGCCTCGAGCAAGCAATCACAGACCACTGATAGTAGCTTCATTGAAGTGTGGTGATTGCAGTGTAGACATTTGACGTTACACCTGTTTGCGCTGTTGATATCTCTTGAGCGTTGGCAATCAACTGGAAAGCAGATCATTAAAATCCTCGGCTTCAGTTGCCTCAACTAAATCATGGCACAACCATCTTATCAGTCGGATTCTCTCTTTGCAGCCGCCTCTCAAGCCTGCTGGGTCCTAGTAACACTGAGAAGAGGTTCTTTTGGCTGGCGACCCGTGATGTAATCTTTTTAAGACGTTTGAATGAACCTGCTGCAATTTCTAGAAACCCTGCTGTTTTataaaacaaaaaaaaatgcacCTGAACTACGTGTGCTTAATTAGGCAACAAATTATTACTCATGATGAGTTAGCGCAGACTGCTTCAGCACGGCTAATTTCTTCATTGTTTCTGAAAATCGACAGCACATTCAGATGAGTCAATCGTAAGCGATGCCTGTTGGGTAGAATGGCAGGTGTCAGGAGCACTGAGCTGATCAGTGGGTTGCTCAAAGACTGTAATTGAGTCATTTAGCTCTCACAAACACACCAACAAACACGTTTCGTGCAGCCTTTCCGATCATCATTCCTCGATGATAATTATACCCAATTGGATTAACTTGCTTTTCCACCGTGGCGATGACGTCTCATCGATCAAGATTTTAGTAGCCTTTATGACTTGAAAACACATTGTAATTTACGAACTCTTCACCATAGTCGATAGTGCTTTTTTGATACCTGTTTCTTTTACTTAAGCTTAACCGCTATAAGGCACAAAAGCTCATAAATTTTCAAGTCGTTGGAACGCTAGGTTGGTCTAAATCAAGAATGGATCTAACATCGAATACATGAAAGTTCAAACCCATGATTTACCAGAAAATCGTCCGAAATCCCAATTTAGACTGAAATTGAACCGTTCTCAAGACAAAGAACAATCTAATATATATCTTGCCGGTATTGCgtgttttctttgcaagcatCATTTACTACCATCAAGATAGCACATGTAACTTCGCTCACCTTTGGATGAacaggaaaagaaagtcaaaaaaaaacccaAGGAATATTagaaaaaaatttactCTCTGAaaaatttcaccaaaagcGTCTCATTGCTTTTTCCGAATCGTACTCACATCTGGTGCCATTTCTGACTTCGCCTTCTACCAAAGTTAGGCGAtcttttgcacccatcGCATTCCCCTCTGAGAACCCAATGAAGCCATTGGCGTCGGCGAAAAGGATCATAAGCAGAGGCCCTTGATTACCCGCCAAAAACCAACCGCAAAATTTTTCTCCAATATTATTTGACCTTTTTCGGCTAATTTTCGCCAGATATAGATCCCCTGAAACAGTTTTGATAATTCCTGCACACGGTAGCACATCCTCTGTTTACCTTTCGCCAGCCATCCAGCTTCACCATTTCAATACCTACCAAATACCTAATCTCTCGTTGGTCATGTCCGAGAAACTCCAGGCAGATAAGCCTGCAACACACTATTTGTCGAACTTGGACAACTTGAATCAGACAAATAATGCGGTGAGTCTATCTCGGCTCCCGACGTTGGGAGAGATTCTTTCCAACAAGACGAAACTGCCGGTTAACTTGTACACTTTCTACTTGTACATGCAATATGTGGAAAACAACGTGGACCTTTTGGATTTTTGGTTTGATCTTATTGCTCACTTGAATCTTTGCAAACACTACGTGAAGGGCCTTCGAGATTCAATAGTCAGAAGCTCCACTCATTATGGCACTCCCGTGCTAGGACAGCAGCAGAGCCTCTCCGGGAGCCCACATAGAGACTCATATCCATTGACAGAGGGAAGCAAACACAAATCCGTTTCGCTGTCGATGCTTTTGGACCTTATTATCAATGACCATATACTAGAGGACAACGACTCCAATAGACTCTCGCAATTCCTTCGAGGtgagatcaacttgaatGATGTGGAtccaaaaatcaaggagctcatCGACAAATAtcaggaagaagaggctgTGAATCCACCGTCACCAATTGTGGATCACGCTCTGTTTGGAGGAATCCACGAAAAGAGGGTCTCGTCGAACTCaaaacttcttgacgaCTCCTTCGACCAAACAAACACTTCCTTCGGCTACCCACAGCTGCCGCAGCCAGGCAGCACTCAGACACACCAGGGTAAGACCTACCAGTCGCTTAGAAGATCGTCTATCAACCCATCTTTGCTCGAAAAAATTATCAGAGATTCAAAACACAGCACGGGATCTTTTATCACACGCAATAACCTCAAGGAATCGTCGCATAATCTTTTGCTTAAGTACTTTGTTGAGGACTCTGAGAAAAATCTCAATCTCTCCACCAAACTTAACAACTACATCATTAATGCAATTGAGGTGGAGGGCAGAGACGACCCAGACGTCTTCAACGGGGTAAAGAGATATGTTTTTAACATCATTGAAAACCACGACTTGCCGAACTTCCTTAATTTTGTTGCCATCAAAAACGTCAATCGCTCGATCAACGCTCGAATTGTGgttggcttcttcttcatctttgcaTCGTTCTGGATAGCTTTCACATTGATCTTTCTAGATTTATCCAAAGGCTATCGAGCCGTGATAATTGCGCTGTTCTTTATTGGCTTCTACTGCCTTGTATCATCAATTTACCGTCTCGACCCTATCTTAGCGTTTCTTGGGTTCAGCGAGTCATTCATCCCAGGAAAGTCACTTCTAAAAGTGAACGATCTTTTTATTTACCGTCTTCTACTCAAGAGATCATTATGGGTTCTAGCACTCATTCTTTTGTTTACCGCAATCCTTTCAATTATTTTCTGTCTCGTTCCAGGGAGACGCCTTTAATATGCATCTGTACAATAATAAACAACTGCGTAATATCTTGCTTACGTTCGCCTACACCATTCATCGCTATTGGTCGTGTGATTAATGCGCCACCGGGTCTTGAAGATACAAAAACTATATGATACTTGAGAGGGAAATTTAAGCTTCGTTCAAAAAGGCCTGTCTCTTCTCCTCGATTCTCTGggctcttctctctctggCAGCCTTGTTTCTCAATCTTCTGGCCTCGGCCTCGGCCTTCAAAGACTTCTCACGAGCAGCCTCGGCCTTGGCCTGAATGACGTGCTCAACCAAAGCTCTCTTGTGCTTGAAAGCGTTACCCTTGGCAGCCAAGTACAAGTGGTGGTACAAGTGTCTGTCGATCTTACCGGCATCTCTGTACTTAGCcaacaatcttctcaacactctcaatcttctcatccAGACAACCTGGGTTGGAATACGGGCGTTCTTGGTACCCTTTCTCTTACCGAGACCCATGTGTCTACCGTTTCTCTTGGACTCAGCCATGATTCTGGCAGAAGCTCTAGAGTGGGAAGTCACTGGTTTCTTGACAATGACACCGTTCTTGTAGAGCTTTCTGATGGCAGCACGAGAGTTGGCGGAAGCCAATTCGGTGGTCTCGTTGGGGTCCAACCAAATCTTTCTCTTACCAACACCGATGACGCTAGCAGCGAGTCTCTTCTGGGTTCTAAGGTTAGGCCTGGCAGTTAGTACACAATTCGAGGGACTTGAAAGATCTAGCTGAATTTAAAGGGTTTGTGTGACGTTGTGGATCATCTTTAAAACCCTTCCTGGGAGGAAAGGTAGATCTGACGGGGGAAATCGGGCAGATTGGACAGCGGGCATTGGAACAATCAATAGATTCAATTCAGCATAGATTCTAACGACGTTATATTAAACATACATTTTGAGTAGCTGACTTAAGAAGATAAAAAAGGGAGcaagaaaattttcaatAGAGGTTTTTTTGTGAGGGCGAAAACTGTGAGGGCTTGCCTGCAGGATGCGCTCCCTCTTTTGTATGAGAAAGTCTCACTTATAGTGAGTGTAACAATCCTCCAAAGTGAGCATTGAACAATGCACGTGACCAAAGGGGGTGCACGGATTTATGGCTCTGGGATGAGGTGGGTATGTTCAGGGTTAAAGCCCTACCCGTTTGCACGTGAGTCTCCACCTTTGAATAGTGGATGCCTGACGTGGCATATTTGCAAGACATCTGAAAATATTGGAAATACCTGCCTTAGAGAATTCGATTGGAAATCTACTGTGTGTTCAAAAGAGCGGTTCCTATGGGACTCAGGGGGTAAAGGAGAGGCGCTCAACAGAGTACGTATAAAAGCTAGAGGACAATGTCGAGTAGTACATCTTGCAAAACAGGGCAAGGCAAAGTAACAAGTACAGTCATGAGGAGGAAGCTTCTGCTTAAGGAATTTTTCTGATCTCTGTTCGATTGGCGATAAAGTTTAATGCTGGCTGTACGAGTAGCCACAatcaaatggctgcgaaaaaccACATCGAAGACAACGAGGAGAGACTGAAACAGGAAAGAgcaaaaacaaaacaaagGGTTGCAGGgagatcaaagaaaaaaaaaaaaaaaaaatcttaTTTGGGTTTATCAGTGCTAGCAGTATGAAGACGCCAGTGGGCCGTGCCAAACAATACACTACGTAACGAACGCTATGAAGGCTTAAGGTCTAGTACAGGGAACGCTT encodes:
- the MEA1 gene encoding Mea1p, yielding MPNIEYIITAEFHVDKGPSVVHQYPETLPGYEFLPFFPELMLPDQIHRREEDFTLFLLFRNKATGHFHYKKDANCTNDIYYMYTVVKNVSDESVRRGSVIKALCVITKLSYFKHFRPLLLICLDKYFSANDESLLAQLYAAINANDFTVNSVEQPLLKRLLISSVLDLPLSEKIYNDEQFRHRLLGIKSPNRDIFIRKDLSYNSIVTFADMKIPVKVPMLQLPDTVGDYMNPTDLNLKPNLINLLSARLATNHHNNELTIYGLSTPPIIVLINAVLTGKRIIFLSYENSAGHIIDLILLTLKIVSGGGILTGLLENYNVFPMIDVSKIDLLSECDSYLAGTINPFFKAHEAIWDVLYDIDANEFRLASSLDEPEVSKNSIIGEDARFLSNLQFSLFTYNDDLTTLQLIFRRHINELIRILVSSRNYNDPANKQCSLLMDGVGYYWHSDTSKLMEMSCYQLISSRFQDLMYSGKFAYSLLLPNLSNELNLMIDLQHHLQKLYNASNMSSRAKVHEREIWFNILKYLISGRSLETFLLVTYLIPPNSSTSLQSSGAHGGNMTIFDKNKGIELLLMNLFNEDDQVKSNVVMILQELEDNFFCGWCLNNFMKSNYVYEVAFSELVDTQ
- a CDS encoding RNA-binding protein translates to MSSILDKSLDDIISTRKSQRSQGKKKAVGKGTGKAQKKETVSFKKAAKKVAPRPKPALDLTYATKVVAQGLPRDLKQDAIKEFFQSQIGGVSVVSMNYNEKGQFRGAATIIFKSHKNAVKAVEKYNNAPIDGGSSKLKMELVIDPTKKPLAARITANKTEPVATPQQKKQQVLKQKVQQKRQQLQKKASNGKPKKQTKKTAEQLDQEMSDYFNNN
- the STP1 gene encoding Stp1p, whose translation is MKAETYDFKKIKVENPEPQVEVEDRKEGARFVCSECNASFKVKSYLTRHARKHNNAMAFRCPFHDVSTVDGMGNVIKSAAKCHPTGGFSRRDTYKTHLKALHFIYPPGTKSSARNSTGGRCAGCFEYFESNARWLKYHIECDQCKGLQDQGRNQKSLARINGQSHPATVNGASTMKTETYD
- the RAX1 gene encoding Rax1p encodes the protein MSEKLQADKPATHYLSNLDNLNQTNNAVSLSRLPTLGEILSNKTKSPVNLYTFYLYMQYVENNVDLLDFWFDLIAHLNLCKHYVKGLRDSIVRSSTHYGTPVLGQQQSLSGSPHRDSYPLTEGSKHKSVSSSMLLDLIINDHILEDNDSNRLSQFLRGEINLNDVDPKIKELIDKYQEEEAVNPPSPIVDHASFGGIHEKRVSSNSKLLDDSFDQTNTSFGYPQSPQPGSTQTHQGKTYQSLRRSSINPSLLEKIIRDSKHSTGSFITRNNLKESSHNLLLKYFVEDSEKNLNLSTKLNNYIINAIEVEGRDDPDVFNGVKRYVFNIIENHDLPNFLNFVAIKNVNRSINARIVVGFFFIFASFWIAFTLIFLDLSKGYRAVIIASFFIGFYCLVSSIYRLDPILAFLGFSESFIPGKSLLKVNDLFIYRLLLKRSLWVLALILLFTAILSIIFCLVPGRRL
- the RPL19A gene encoding 60S ribosomal protein eL19, which produces MTLLKMPNLRTQKRLAASVIGVGKRKIWLDPNETTELASANSRAAIRKLYKNGVIVKKPVTSHSRASARIMAESKRNGRHMGLGKRKGTKNARIPTQVVWMRRLRVLRRLLAKYRDAGKIDRHLYHHLYLAAKGNAFKHKRALVEHVIQAKAEAAREKSLKAEAEARRLRNKAARERRAQRIEEKRQAFLNEA